Proteins encoded in a region of the Paenibacillus sp. W2I17 genome:
- a CDS encoding carboxypeptidase M32, producing the protein MDKQTQEHLESFRNLARKIKSYHEAIGLLHWDLRTGAPKKGVPTRSETLGMLSTEAFKLQTSADMKTYLDALTTPAVLEQLEDIDRRLVEDCKKEYDRSQSVPPEKVQAYTVLTAKSETAWEDAKHNSDFAGFSPYLTDIVKLKQEFIDYWGVKDTRYDTLLDMYEPDLTVEKVDAVFARLKARLVPLQEKINTSENKPNTEFLNQLFDTKQQEKFSLFILEQMGYDFEAGRLDESVHPFATGLNPGDVRITTHYLQDDVASAVFSSLHEGGHALYEQNIDDSLAGTLLAEGTSMGIHESQSRLWENMIGRSLPFWTRYYKDLQQHFPQLSEVELEDFYRAINRVESSLIRIEADELTYNLHIIIRYEIEKMLFNDGLEVKDLPETWNAKYKEYLGIMPTNDGDGVLQDVHWSGGDFGYFASYSLGNMYAAQILHTLRKEMPEFDTLIAEGNLIPIKEWLTDKIYRYGRSRTPSELIVAVTGEELNPDYLADYLEAKYAEIYKL; encoded by the coding sequence ATGGATAAACAAACACAGGAACATTTGGAATCCTTCCGTAATCTGGCTCGTAAAATTAAGAGCTATCATGAAGCCATTGGTTTGCTTCACTGGGATCTGCGCACAGGTGCGCCGAAAAAAGGCGTTCCGACTCGTTCGGAGACGCTGGGTATGTTGTCCACCGAAGCATTCAAGCTGCAAACCTCGGCTGACATGAAGACTTACCTGGATGCATTAACGACTCCAGCGGTATTGGAACAGCTCGAAGATATAGATCGTCGTCTGGTTGAAGATTGCAAGAAAGAATATGATCGCAGTCAGTCTGTACCACCTGAGAAAGTACAAGCCTATACCGTGCTCACGGCCAAGTCCGAAACCGCATGGGAAGATGCCAAGCATAACAGTGATTTTGCAGGGTTCTCCCCATATCTGACAGATATCGTTAAGCTCAAACAGGAGTTTATTGATTATTGGGGTGTGAAGGATACACGTTATGATACGCTGCTTGATATGTATGAACCGGATCTGACGGTTGAGAAAGTGGATGCTGTGTTCGCCCGCCTCAAAGCACGTTTGGTACCTTTGCAAGAGAAGATTAATACTTCAGAAAACAAGCCCAATACAGAGTTTCTGAATCAGTTGTTTGACACCAAACAGCAGGAAAAATTTAGTCTGTTCATTTTGGAACAAATGGGCTATGACTTTGAAGCTGGACGATTGGATGAGAGTGTTCATCCTTTTGCAACGGGTCTTAACCCGGGTGATGTGCGGATCACAACACATTATCTGCAAGATGATGTAGCAAGCGCAGTCTTCAGTTCACTACATGAGGGCGGACATGCCCTGTACGAGCAAAATATTGATGACAGTCTGGCGGGTACCCTTCTTGCCGAAGGAACGTCCATGGGGATTCATGAGTCCCAGTCCCGTCTTTGGGAAAACATGATTGGGCGCAGTCTGCCATTCTGGACACGTTATTACAAAGATTTGCAGCAGCATTTCCCGCAACTGAGCGAGGTTGAACTGGAAGATTTCTATCGTGCAATCAACCGGGTGGAGAGTTCACTCATTCGGATTGAAGCGGATGAACTGACCTATAACCTGCATATTATTATTCGGTATGAGATCGAGAAAATGTTATTCAACGATGGTCTGGAAGTGAAGGACCTGCCGGAGACCTGGAATGCAAAATACAAGGAATACCTCGGTATTATGCCAACAAATGATGGAGACGGCGTTCTTCAGGATGTTCACTGGTCCGGTGGTGACTTTGGTTACTTTGCTTCGTATTCTCTGGGTAATATGTATGCAGCTCAAATTCTACATACATTGCGCAAGGAAATGCCGGAATTTGATACCCTCATTGCCGAAGGTAATCTGATTCCAATTAAGGAATGGCTTACAGACAAGATCTACCGGTATGGGAGAAGTCGCACACCTTCCGAATTGATTGTTGCCGTAACGGGTGAAGAATTGAACCCGGATTATCTGGCTGATTATCTGGAAGCCAAATATGCCGAGATTTACAAGCTGTAG
- a CDS encoding carbonic anhydrase, which yields MNNIQEILTYNKSFVETKEYEKYTAGKFPTKKMVIITCMDTRLVELLPKAMNLKNGDVKIIKNAGAIISQPFGSVMRSVLVAIYELGADEVLVVGHTECGMASLHAETMIGHMVERGVSEEVMTTLENSGIRLQKWLRGFDSVEEGVKHTVEVIKKHPLLPPNVPVHGMVIDSATGELDLVAEGYGQQASL from the coding sequence ATGAACAACATTCAAGAGATTTTGACTTACAACAAATCATTTGTCGAGACCAAAGAATACGAAAAGTATACGGCTGGCAAGTTTCCAACCAAAAAGATGGTTATCATCACTTGTATGGATACACGTCTGGTGGAATTGCTGCCCAAGGCTATGAACTTGAAAAACGGCGATGTGAAAATCATCAAAAACGCAGGTGCAATTATCTCTCAGCCTTTCGGGAGTGTAATGCGTAGTGTACTTGTCGCCATCTATGAACTGGGTGCAGATGAAGTCCTGGTAGTGGGACATACGGAATGTGGTATGGCTTCCCTTCACGCTGAGACCATGATTGGACATATGGTAGAGCGTGGTGTATCGGAAGAAGTCATGACTACTCTGGAGAATTCGGGCATCCGTTTACAAAAATGGTTGCGTGGGTTTGACAGCGTTGAAGAAGGGGTAAAACATACTGTGGAAGTGATCAAAAAGCATCCATTACTTCCTCCCAATGTACCCGTCCACGGCATGGTTATCGATTCTGCTACAGGTGAACTTGATCTTGTCGCTGAGGGGTATGGACAACAGGCATCTCTCTAA
- a CDS encoding nucleobase:cation symporter-2 family protein, which translates to MKETKKMRVFSLGIQHVLAMYAGAILVPLLVGRALNLTAEQLAYLVSIDLLTCGIATWLQARKGKYLGIGLPAVLGSSFVAVTPMIAIGSQYGIPAIYGSIIAAGLFIVIFAVFFSKIVKLFPPVVIGTVVTIIGLALIPTGIKNMAGGANSENFGSLDNLALSFGVLLFILILNRYARGFVKSLAVLLGIIVGTLIAAIMGKVNFASVQEASWFHLPQPFYFGWPTFEIGPIITMIIVGTVVIIESTGVFMALSKICDQPINEKDLARGYRAEGLAFVLGGIFNAFPYNTFAQNVGLVQLSKVKTTNVVVAAGGILVFLGLIPKVAAFATIIPSAVLGGATVVLFGMVVSSGIKMLQNVDFGKQSNLLIVACSVSLGLGVTAVPDLFAQLPQSIRIIVSDGIITGSLSAILLNVFFNLALKKESLPVQPVQAQEAHT; encoded by the coding sequence ATGAAAGAAACCAAAAAGATGAGAGTTTTTTCACTGGGGATTCAGCACGTACTCGCGATGTATGCGGGAGCAATTCTGGTGCCTTTGCTTGTGGGCAGAGCACTAAATTTGACTGCAGAGCAGTTGGCGTATCTGGTATCCATTGACCTGTTAACGTGTGGGATTGCAACATGGCTTCAGGCTCGGAAAGGGAAGTACTTGGGTATTGGTTTGCCAGCGGTGCTCGGAAGTTCTTTTGTAGCGGTGACACCCATGATTGCGATTGGATCGCAATACGGAATTCCTGCCATATATGGGTCGATCATCGCAGCGGGGTTGTTTATCGTCATCTTTGCCGTATTTTTTAGCAAAATCGTCAAATTGTTTCCGCCAGTTGTGATCGGTACAGTGGTGACCATTATCGGGCTTGCGCTAATCCCAACCGGTATTAAAAACATGGCAGGTGGAGCAAACAGTGAGAATTTCGGAAGTTTGGACAATCTGGCGCTTTCTTTTGGCGTATTACTTTTCATTCTAATCCTGAATAGATATGCCCGCGGGTTTGTTAAATCCCTGGCTGTTCTCCTTGGTATTATCGTGGGAACCCTCATTGCAGCCATCATGGGAAAAGTGAATTTTGCCTCTGTACAGGAAGCCTCCTGGTTCCATTTACCGCAACCCTTTTACTTTGGATGGCCTACTTTCGAAATCGGCCCAATTATTACAATGATTATTGTAGGTACGGTGGTTATCATCGAATCAACAGGTGTATTTATGGCTTTGAGCAAAATCTGTGATCAACCGATCAACGAAAAAGATCTGGCACGGGGATATCGCGCGGAAGGTCTTGCGTTTGTCCTTGGCGGCATCTTTAATGCTTTTCCATACAATACATTTGCACAGAATGTTGGTTTGGTTCAGCTCTCCAAAGTGAAAACGACCAATGTTGTTGTTGCAGCCGGAGGTATACTGGTCTTTCTGGGACTCATTCCGAAGGTAGCTGCTTTTGCAACTATTATTCCAAGTGCTGTCCTCGGAGGAGCGACTGTTGTCCTGTTTGGAATGGTCGTCTCATCCGGGATCAAAATGCTGCAAAACGTCGACTTTGGCAAACAATCCAATCTATTGATCGTGGCTTGCTCCGTTTCACTTGGGCTCGGTGTTACTGCTGTGCCCGATCTGTTTGCCCAGCTTCCTCAAAGTATTCGGATTATTGTTAGCGATGGTATTATCACAGGAAGCCTGTCAGCGATCCTGCTTAATGTCTTCTTTAACCTTGCTTTGAAAAAAGAGAGCTTGCCAGTACAGCCTGTACAGGCTCAAGAAGCACACACGTAA
- a CDS encoding ABC transporter ATP-binding protein, whose translation MPESESVIRLEGISQVYVSEREASLVIEDLSLEIQKGEFVSLVGPSGCGKTTLLSIIAGLLTPTRGEVKVKGKLVGGPSAQIGYMLQQDYLFPWRTILDNALIGLELTGRLDERSRERVRELLVSMGLAGTENQYPSELSGGMRQRVALVRTLATDPGILLLDEPFSALDYQTKLQLEDLVSDTLKQFGKTSVLVTHDLSEAIAVSDRVIVLDRNPGRIRREFIIPDGIRKAQPFHAREQEGFNALFQALWSELDQPGGGEEDA comes from the coding sequence ATGCCTGAATCCGAAAGTGTGATCCGACTGGAGGGGATCTCTCAAGTATACGTCAGCGAGCGGGAAGCTTCCTTGGTGATTGAGGACTTGAGTCTGGAGATCCAAAAAGGAGAGTTCGTCAGTCTGGTTGGACCGAGTGGATGCGGTAAAACGACATTGTTGTCGATCATCGCCGGGCTGCTCACACCCACCCGAGGAGAGGTTAAGGTTAAAGGTAAACTCGTTGGCGGCCCCTCAGCACAGATTGGTTATATGCTTCAACAGGACTATCTGTTTCCATGGCGGACTATTCTGGACAATGCTTTAATCGGTCTTGAACTGACAGGCAGACTGGATGAACGGAGCCGTGAGCGTGTACGAGAACTGCTGGTAAGTATGGGGTTGGCCGGAACGGAGAATCAGTACCCGTCAGAACTTTCAGGGGGTATGAGACAGCGAGTAGCCCTGGTGCGCACGTTGGCAACCGATCCGGGAATTTTATTGTTGGATGAACCATTCTCAGCACTTGATTATCAAACCAAGCTGCAATTGGAGGATCTGGTCTCGGACACGTTAAAACAGTTTGGCAAAACATCTGTTCTAGTCACCCATGATTTGTCTGAAGCCATTGCGGTTAGTGACCGCGTCATTGTGCTTGATCGCAATCCCGGCCGTATCCGTCGTGAGTTTATTATCCCCGATGGAATTCGGAAGGCTCAGCCGTTTCATGCCAGGGAGCAAGAAGGATTCAATGCGTTGTTTCAGGCGTTATGGAGTGAACTGGATCAGCCCGGGGGAGGTGAGGAAGACGCGTGA
- a CDS encoding DUF4375 domain-containing protein, giving the protein MSEQDINDVWYDYAVLFVEKKNESGQGWASLTSNEQDIAALWLLEADVFNGGFIQFFCNWGEEGYRYALRALHIIDATQVVEIITSAYGCIEHLKEDERLTELWDIPKFLTEEQECQLDALDQQFWNNEDQIAEKAYGYYHGKLNMMII; this is encoded by the coding sequence GTGAGCGAGCAAGATATTAATGATGTATGGTATGACTATGCTGTGTTATTTGTCGAAAAAAAGAATGAATCTGGACAGGGCTGGGCATCGTTGACTTCGAACGAGCAGGACATTGCAGCTTTATGGTTATTAGAGGCGGATGTCTTTAATGGCGGTTTTATACAGTTTTTCTGTAACTGGGGGGAAGAGGGATACCGTTACGCGTTGCGGGCATTACATATCATTGATGCGACTCAAGTCGTGGAGATTATAACGTCAGCATACGGCTGCATTGAGCACTTGAAAGAGGATGAAAGGCTTACCGAACTGTGGGATATTCCTAAATTCCTGACAGAGGAACAAGAGTGCCAGTTAGATGCGTTAGATCAGCAGTTTTGGAACAATGAGGATCAGATCGCAGAGAAAGCTTATGGTTATTATCACGGAAAATTGAACATGATGATTATATAA
- a CDS encoding PadR family transcriptional regulator: MNILSYGLLGLLTREESSGYDLMLKIQPHWQAKHSQIYPLLSKMENDELLASRWVQQSDKPDKKMYAVTEKGIEKLLEWMITPVTAPVTRDEFNLRILCVGIAEDGSMRRILNERKSWFMERIRYFEDLKSRIPQDNLRVGNRDFGSYILVQKGLMHAQTGLEWCHWVTQLLDGQAAIQDPSPSVSEI, translated from the coding sequence ATGAACATACTTTCCTACGGATTACTCGGGCTGCTTACCCGCGAGGAGTCATCGGGCTATGATTTGATGCTGAAAATCCAGCCTCATTGGCAGGCGAAACACAGCCAGATCTACCCACTCCTGTCCAAGATGGAAAACGATGAGTTATTGGCCTCCCGCTGGGTACAACAGTCTGACAAACCGGACAAGAAAATGTACGCAGTTACGGAAAAAGGCATTGAAAAGCTCTTGGAATGGATGATTACTCCTGTTACCGCACCAGTTACACGCGATGAATTTAATTTGCGTATTTTGTGTGTTGGCATAGCGGAAGACGGAAGCATGAGACGCATTCTTAACGAGCGTAAAAGCTGGTTTATGGAACGCATACGTTATTTCGAGGATCTGAAGTCACGTATACCTCAGGATAATCTTCGTGTAGGCAACCGAGATTTTGGAAGCTACATCCTGGTACAAAAAGGGTTAATGCACGCACAAACAGGCCTGGAATGGTGTCATTGGGTTACCCAATTGCTTGATGGCCAAGCTGCAATTCAAGACCCAAGTCCAAGCGTTTCAGAGATTTAA
- a CDS encoding ABC transporter substrate-binding protein — protein sequence MKYTPWFVRGIVILLIIIVALTSCNKEENEAKITIGEVTRSVFYAPEYVAVAQGFFEEQGLEVDIQTTAGGDKTMAALLAGSVDIALVGAETSIYVYQQGAEDPVINFAQLTQTDGTFLFARNTEGSFDWEQLRDSTFLGQRKGGMPQMAGEFALSKHGIDPQSDLELIQNVDFANIASAFASGTGDYVQLFEPQASIFEQEDRGKVVASFGTEGGLLPYTVFMTKQSYLNDNKDIVQKFTNGLHKAQAWVDSHTAEEIAEVISPFFKDIDPAILVSSVNRYKEQGSYATDPIIDEEEWNNLLDVMSAAGELKERVDLNAIVDNAYAEEATKSK from the coding sequence ATGAAATACACGCCATGGTTCGTCCGGGGCATCGTTATTCTGCTGATTATCATTGTGGCGCTCACCAGCTGTAATAAGGAAGAGAATGAAGCCAAGATTACGATTGGCGAAGTGACTCGTTCGGTATTTTACGCACCGGAGTATGTGGCTGTGGCTCAAGGTTTTTTTGAAGAGCAGGGACTTGAGGTGGACATTCAAACGACTGCTGGTGGTGACAAAACGATGGCGGCATTACTCGCAGGTTCGGTGGATATCGCACTGGTAGGAGCGGAGACGTCCATATATGTCTATCAGCAGGGAGCGGAAGATCCGGTCATTAACTTTGCCCAGCTCACCCAGACGGATGGTACATTTCTGTTCGCTCGTAACACAGAAGGTAGCTTCGATTGGGAGCAACTGAGGGATTCCACATTTCTCGGTCAACGCAAAGGCGGCATGCCGCAAATGGCAGGGGAGTTCGCACTGAGCAAACATGGCATTGATCCTCAAAGTGATCTGGAGCTGATTCAAAATGTGGACTTTGCCAACATTGCGTCTGCTTTCGCCTCAGGCACGGGAGATTATGTTCAACTGTTTGAACCCCAAGCATCCATCTTTGAACAAGAAGATCGGGGTAAGGTTGTTGCATCGTTTGGCACAGAAGGTGGTCTTCTGCCTTACACCGTCTTCATGACGAAGCAGAGTTATCTTAACGACAATAAGGATATCGTACAAAAGTTTACAAACGGTCTACACAAAGCGCAGGCGTGGGTGGATTCCCATACGGCTGAAGAGATCGCTGAAGTCATTTCTCCTTTTTTCAAAGACATCGATCCAGCCATTTTGGTCAGCAGTGTGAACCGTTATAAGGAACAGGGCAGCTATGCAACGGATCCAATCATTGATGAGGAAGAGTGGAACAATCTGCTTGATGTCATGAGTGCCGCCGGAGAGTTGAAAGAACGTGTGGATTTGAATGCCATTGTGGATAATGCCTATGCGGAAGAAGCTACGAAATCAAAGTAA
- a CDS encoding Imm63 family immunity protein, with translation MSNMLSKEQLADILIQLLERTSFPREQMQNYVNRLFETFKWDGVPYVESRKDAFMVRIYERGLVSLEKRVKQPDEVIYWLLEDIIFTATHVRLLERHGVDNKQTHLNYTNELIKDLNRGVLEAFQQIGDPYLHWHQTGKRQELEGMA, from the coding sequence ATGTCCAACATGTTAAGCAAAGAACAATTGGCAGACATCCTTATACAGCTTTTAGAGCGTACATCTTTCCCTAGGGAACAGATGCAGAACTATGTTAACCGCTTGTTTGAGACCTTTAAATGGGATGGGGTGCCCTATGTAGAGAGTAGAAAAGATGCGTTTATGGTTCGAATATACGAACGTGGTCTCGTCTCATTGGAGAAACGGGTGAAACAGCCGGATGAAGTCATCTATTGGTTGCTGGAGGATATTATTTTCACCGCGACGCATGTAAGATTGTTGGAACGACATGGCGTGGATAATAAACAGACGCATTTGAACTATACAAATGAATTGATAAAGGACCTAAACAGGGGTGTTCTGGAAGCCTTCCAGCAGATCGGTGATCCGTATTTACATTGGCATCAGACGGGTAAACGTCAGGAGCTAGAGGGCATGGCATAA
- the tyrS gene encoding tyrosine--tRNA ligase, with protein MNIIDELQWRDAINQQTDAEGLRELTETKSVSLYCGVDPTGDSMHIGHLIPFMMLKRFQLAGHRPVILIGGATGTIGDPSGRQAERSLQTMEQVQENVDALTAQMKKLFVTDGDNQVRMVNNYDWTHKINVIEFLRDYGKNFNLNTMLAKDVVASRLEGGISFTEFSYQILQSLDYLHLFQNEDVQLQIGGSDQWGNITSGLDLIRKKEGSEAKAYGLTIPLMLKSDGTKFGKTAGGAIWLDPNKTTPFEFYQFWANTDDRDVIKYLKYFTFLSKEEIEALAEKVETEPHRREAQKALAEEMTKFVHGEEMLEQAKRITAALFSGDIRSLTADEIEQGFKEMPTFETDGEAKNIVDLLVDLGLEPSKRQAREDVTKGAISMNGEKITELEFTVSAEHAIGGKFIIIRKGKKNYSLVKLQS; from the coding sequence ATGAATATTATTGATGAACTACAGTGGCGTGACGCCATTAACCAGCAGACAGATGCAGAGGGACTGCGTGAGTTGACCGAAACCAAATCAGTCTCATTGTACTGCGGCGTTGACCCTACGGGGGACAGCATGCATATCGGACATTTAATTCCCTTCATGATGCTGAAACGTTTTCAACTGGCAGGACACCGTCCGGTTATTTTGATTGGTGGAGCCACTGGAACGATTGGTGATCCAAGTGGTCGACAGGCAGAGCGTTCTTTGCAAACGATGGAGCAAGTGCAGGAGAATGTGGATGCACTGACAGCGCAGATGAAGAAGTTGTTCGTAACAGATGGTGATAATCAGGTTCGCATGGTGAACAACTACGATTGGACACACAAAATCAATGTCATTGAATTCTTGCGTGACTACGGCAAAAACTTTAACCTCAACACAATGCTTGCTAAGGATGTAGTTGCGAGCAGACTGGAAGGCGGAATCTCGTTCACCGAGTTTTCCTACCAGATCCTTCAATCACTCGACTACCTGCACCTGTTCCAGAACGAAGATGTACAGCTTCAAATCGGTGGTTCGGATCAATGGGGGAATATCACAAGTGGTCTCGATCTGATTCGCAAAAAAGAAGGATCTGAAGCGAAGGCGTATGGTCTGACCATTCCGCTCATGCTCAAATCCGACGGTACGAAATTTGGTAAAACAGCTGGCGGCGCAATCTGGCTTGATCCGAACAAAACGACACCATTTGAGTTCTACCAGTTCTGGGCGAATACAGATGACCGTGATGTGATCAAATACTTGAAATACTTTACCTTCCTGAGCAAAGAAGAAATTGAAGCTTTGGCTGAAAAGGTAGAGACAGAGCCACACAGACGTGAAGCACAGAAAGCACTCGCGGAAGAAATGACAAAATTCGTTCACGGCGAAGAAATGCTCGAGCAGGCTAAGCGTATTACAGCGGCGCTGTTCAGTGGTGATATCCGTTCCCTAACAGCAGATGAAATCGAGCAGGGTTTCAAGGAAATGCCAACATTCGAAACGGACGGCGAAGCGAAAAATATCGTCGACTTGCTCGTAGATCTGGGGTTGGAGCCATCCAAACGCCAGGCGCGTGAGGATGTCACTAAAGGCGCTATCTCCATGAACGGTGAGAAAATCACGGAGCTTGAATTCACAGTGTCGGCAGAGCATGCCATTGGCGGTAAATTCATCATTATCCGTAAAGGTAAGAAGAACTACAGCCTGGTTAAACTTCAATCGTAG
- a CDS encoding NRDE family protein, which yields MCLILFAYNMHPKYPLILGSNRDEFYHRPTAQAHYWEDHPHILAGRDLSKMGTWMGVTTEGRLAAVTNYRDPNEEVHAKGSRGDLVADFLKGTSTPEQYIQHAERSRNDYPGYNLLVGDPDDLYYYSNVGNDVMKLKPGIYGISNHLINTDWPKVKRGKEGLEKIIQGEDKATLTEQILGLLQMADPSVDEHLPHTGVPLEWERLLSPIFVKSEKFDYGTRASSVVLMNREEVFFTEGVHQNGEVMEQRFNIKPLNSTS from the coding sequence ATGTGTTTAATTTTATTTGCTTACAACATGCATCCAAAGTATCCGCTTATTTTGGGATCAAATAGGGATGAATTCTATCACAGACCTACGGCTCAAGCACACTATTGGGAAGACCATCCTCATATACTGGCTGGCCGCGATTTGTCGAAAATGGGAACCTGGATGGGCGTAACCACAGAGGGGCGTCTGGCTGCTGTCACGAATTATCGTGATCCGAATGAAGAGGTGCATGCCAAAGGCTCAAGAGGAGATCTGGTTGCTGATTTTTTAAAGGGAACGTCCACACCTGAGCAATATATACAACACGCGGAGAGAAGTCGCAATGATTATCCTGGCTACAATTTGTTAGTGGGTGATCCTGACGACCTCTATTATTATTCTAATGTGGGTAATGATGTGATGAAGTTGAAACCGGGAATATACGGGATTAGTAATCACTTGATTAATACAGATTGGCCCAAGGTGAAACGTGGAAAAGAAGGGCTGGAGAAAATCATCCAAGGGGAGGACAAAGCTACCCTGACAGAACAAATATTAGGTTTGCTGCAAATGGCAGACCCTTCAGTGGATGAGCATTTACCTCATACAGGTGTTCCATTGGAGTGGGAACGCTTGCTTTCTCCCATCTTCGTTAAAAGTGAGAAATTCGACTATGGGACCAGAGCTTCATCCGTTGTTCTGATGAATAGAGAAGAAGTGTTTTTTACGGAGGGGGTTCACCAGAACGGAGAGGTAATGGAGCAACGTTTTAACATCAAACCTCTTAACTCGACAAGCTGA
- a CDS encoding YxcD family protein — MVLSMDEIVNAICIHMAERKGVRPTDVNVELSWEEDTGYSAEVWIQGRSQYLVESNMIEAILRYLHSEYNIRAYRENVRLDLDEEITAIVNQ; from the coding sequence ATGGTTCTGAGCATGGATGAAATTGTGAATGCAATCTGTATTCATATGGCAGAACGTAAGGGTGTACGTCCAACCGATGTAAACGTAGAACTGAGCTGGGAAGAAGATACAGGTTATTCTGCTGAAGTTTGGATTCAAGGCCGTAGTCAATATCTGGTGGAGTCCAATATGATTGAAGCGATTCTTCGCTACCTGCACAGTGAATACAACATCCGGGCGTACCGTGAGAATGTACGACTTGATCTGGATGAAGAGATCACAGCGATTGTTAATCAATAA
- a CDS encoding YdiU family protein — protein sequence MQQETLNKGWNLENSYAQLPQPFFTSQSAVPVESPKLIIFNRLLASGLGLDVESLDSDEGAQIFAGNLIPEGAEPLAQAYAGHQFGNFNMLGDGRALLLGEQITPQGERVDIQLKGSGRTPYSRGGDGRAAVGPMLREYIISEAMYALGIPTTRSLAVVSTGENIIRETERPGAILTRVASSHIRVATFQYAARWGSIDDLRALADYTLHRHFPDVAQAENRYLLLLQEVIKRQAALIAQWQRVGFIHGVMNTDNMAISGETIDYGPCAFMDAYNPSTVFSSIDRQGRYAYGNQPYIAGWNLARFAETLLPLLHEDEEQAVQLAQDTIAQFSELYHHDWHKGMRAKLGLLDEEAEDEALIKELLELMEKHSADYTNTFLALTFDRLEGTALFGTPEFAEWNERWQARLDRQQEEKEVSRQLMRTSNPAVIPRNHRVEEALEQAENHGDLSVMQKLLAVLSDPFAHSPEQAEYAELPAQCNTSYQTFCGT from the coding sequence ATGCAACAAGAAACGTTGAACAAAGGATGGAACTTGGAGAATAGTTATGCGCAGTTACCGCAACCTTTTTTTACAAGCCAGAGCGCGGTGCCTGTTGAATCACCAAAGCTGATCATTTTCAATAGACTGCTTGCATCCGGCTTGGGACTGGATGTGGAGTCTCTTGACAGTGATGAAGGGGCGCAAATTTTTGCAGGTAATTTGATTCCGGAAGGAGCCGAGCCTCTGGCTCAGGCCTATGCAGGACATCAATTCGGCAATTTTAACATGCTTGGAGATGGACGGGCTTTGCTGCTGGGTGAACAGATTACGCCACAGGGCGAGCGAGTGGATATCCAGCTGAAAGGTTCAGGGAGAACCCCGTACTCTCGTGGAGGAGATGGACGTGCTGCTGTAGGGCCGATGTTGCGAGAGTATATTATTAGTGAAGCGATGTATGCACTAGGTATTCCAACGACACGCAGTCTGGCGGTGGTATCAACAGGAGAAAACATTATCCGCGAAACAGAGCGGCCGGGTGCCATTTTAACCCGGGTGGCTTCCAGTCATATCCGGGTAGCAACCTTCCAGTATGCAGCCAGATGGGGGTCTATCGACGATCTTCGGGCGTTGGCTGATTATACGTTGCATCGACATTTTCCTGATGTTGCTCAAGCTGAGAATCGCTATCTTTTGCTCCTTCAGGAAGTAATTAAACGGCAGGCGGCACTCATTGCCCAATGGCAGCGTGTTGGTTTCATTCATGGCGTGATGAACACGGATAACATGGCGATCAGTGGTGAGACCATCGATTATGGTCCGTGCGCCTTTATGGATGCTTACAATCCTTCGACCGTATTCAGCTCCATTGACAGGCAAGGTCGCTATGCTTACGGTAATCAACCATATATTGCCGGGTGGAATTTGGCTCGCTTTGCCGAGACGCTTCTGCCGTTGTTGCATGAAGATGAAGAACAGGCCGTGCAACTCGCTCAGGATACTATCGCACAATTTTCTGAATTGTACCATCATGATTGGCACAAGGGAATGCGTGCCAAACTGGGCTTGTTGGATGAAGAGGCTGAAGATGAAGCGTTGATCAAGGAGCTTCTTGAACTCATGGAAAAGCATAGTGCAGATTACACCAATACGTTCCTGGCATTGACCTTTGATAGGTTGGAAGGGACAGCTTTGTTTGGCACGCCAGAATTTGCTGAATGGAATGAGCGGTGGCAAGCAAGATTGGACAGACAGCAAGAGGAGAAGGAAGTCTCTCGACAGTTGATGAGAACAAGCAATCCAGCCGTCATTCCCCGAAATCATCGGGTCGAGGAAGCCCTTGAGCAAGCGGAGAACCACGGAGATCTTAGCGTGATGCAGAAGCTTTTGGCAGTTCTTTCAGACCCGTTCGCGCACTCACCTGAGCAGGCTGAATATGCCGAACTGCCAGCACAGTGCAATACTTCGTATCAGACTTTTTGTGGAACCTGA